The following proteins are encoded in a genomic region of Pseudoxanthomonas suwonensis 11-1:
- a CDS encoding proline--tRNA ligase, translating to MRLSRFHLHTTKETPADAELVSHKLMLRAGMIRKLAAGLYTWTPLGLRVLRKVEAVVREEMNRAGAVELQLPTIQPRELWEETGRWGKFGGQLLKIKDRKEAEYCFSPTAEEAITDFARQELSSYKQLPVNFYQIHTKFRDEIRPRFGVMRAREFLMKDAYSFHVSDEDLAREYENMKAAYIRVFGRLGLEFRAVQADSGAIGGDASQEFHVLADSGEDALAFSTASDYAANVETAQAAAPGPRPAATEEMRKVETPVQKTCEDVAALLGIPLQRTVKSVAVFGEQGFVLALVRGDHSVNEIKLAKVDGIGEYRPATEAEILEHLGSEPGFLGPVSPKKAIRLVADREVAAMADFVVGANEAGFHLAGVNWGRDLAEADVVADIRNVVAGDRAADGGEIRLARGIEVGHVFQLGRKYSQAMGFTVLDENGKAVVPAMGCYGIGVSRIVAAAIEQNHDEAGIVWPVPMAPWTVAVCVINPKKDAQVDEAAESLLVELQAAGIDAVLDDRGLRPGPMFADMELIGIPHRVVVSARGLEAGTYEYRARSGGEAEALDRAQLLERLRQA from the coding sequence ATGCGTCTTTCCCGCTTCCACCTGCATACCACCAAGGAAACCCCGGCCGACGCCGAGCTGGTCAGCCACAAGCTGATGCTGCGCGCCGGCATGATCCGCAAGCTCGCGGCCGGCCTGTACACCTGGACCCCGCTGGGCCTGCGCGTGCTGCGCAAGGTCGAGGCGGTCGTGCGCGAGGAAATGAACCGCGCCGGCGCGGTCGAGCTGCAGCTGCCGACCATCCAGCCGCGCGAGCTGTGGGAGGAAACCGGACGCTGGGGGAAGTTCGGCGGCCAGCTGCTGAAGATCAAGGACCGCAAGGAAGCCGAATACTGCTTCAGCCCGACCGCCGAGGAGGCGATCACCGATTTCGCCCGCCAGGAACTGAGCAGCTACAAGCAGCTGCCGGTGAACTTCTACCAGATCCACACCAAGTTCCGCGACGAGATCCGCCCGCGCTTCGGCGTGATGCGCGCGCGCGAGTTCCTGATGAAGGACGCCTATTCCTTCCACGTTTCCGACGAGGACCTGGCGCGCGAATACGAGAACATGAAGGCCGCCTACATCCGCGTGTTCGGCCGCCTGGGCCTGGAGTTCCGCGCGGTGCAGGCCGATTCCGGCGCCATCGGCGGCGACGCCTCGCAGGAATTCCACGTGCTGGCCGATTCGGGCGAGGACGCGCTGGCCTTCTCCACCGCCTCCGATTACGCGGCCAACGTGGAAACCGCGCAGGCCGCCGCGCCGGGCCCGCGCCCGGCTGCGACCGAGGAAATGCGCAAGGTGGAAACCCCGGTGCAGAAAACCTGCGAGGACGTGGCCGCGCTGCTGGGAATCCCGCTGCAGCGCACGGTCAAGTCGGTCGCGGTATTCGGCGAGCAGGGTTTTGTCCTGGCCCTGGTCCGCGGCGACCATTCGGTAAACGAAATCAAGCTCGCCAAGGTTGACGGAATCGGTGAATACCGCCCGGCGACCGAGGCGGAAATCCTCGAGCACCTCGGCAGCGAGCCGGGTTTCCTCGGCCCGGTGAGCCCGAAGAAGGCCATCCGCCTGGTTGCCGACCGAGAGGTCGCGGCGATGGCCGATTTCGTCGTTGGCGCCAACGAGGCCGGTTTCCACCTGGCCGGCGTGAACTGGGGCCGCGACCTGGCCGAGGCCGACGTGGTCGCCGACATCCGCAACGTGGTTGCCGGCGACCGCGCCGCGGACGGTGGCGAGATCCGCCTGGCCCGCGGCATCGAGGTGGGCCACGTGTTCCAGCTCGGCCGCAAGTATTCGCAGGCCATGGGTTTCACCGTGCTGGACGAGAACGGCAAGGCCGTGGTCCCGGCGATGGGCTGCTATGGCATTGGCGTTTCCCGCATCGTCGCCGCGGCGATCGAGCAGAACCACGACGAGGCCGGCATCGTCTGGCCGGTGCCGATGGCGCCGTGGACCGTGGCGGTATGCGTGATCAACCCGAAGAAGGACGCGCAGGTCGACGAGGCGGCCGAATCGCTGCTGGTCGAGCTACAGGCCGCCGGCATCGACGCGGTGCTGGACGACCGCGGCCTGCGTCCGGGCCCGATGTTCGCGGACATGGAGCTGATCGGCATCCCGCACCGGGTGGTGGTTTCGGCGCGTGGGCTGGAGGCCGGCACCTACGAATACCGCGCCCGCAGCGGTGGCGAAGCCGAGGCGCTGGACCGTGCGCAGCTGCTGGAACGCCTGCGCCAGGCCTGA
- the lptF gene encoding LPS export ABC transporter permease LptF, whose amino-acid sequence MPKLDRYLLRDFVQSFLATLIVLLTVSLGGVLVDVLGEIADGGLPARLLLSQLGLQLLVYLPLVLPLALMLGLMLAVARLYRDSEMAVLNAVGVGPKRLLRPLLMAVVPVVVAVGMCSLWLGPWAQRTAANMIEQANRSLIVAGLEPGRFTSLPNGGGIVYIDGMSEDGRTLQGVFLQRERDGRVDVVTARTGSLEFGGDRDRFLRLADGRRLEGPLEQGLDFRLMRYAVNEVALPDRAEERADDDPAIAPTLSLFNDGRPAAIAELHGRLTPPLMALAFALLTVPLARSSPRQQRYGRLMLGFLAYLVGLNLMFIGVRMLADGKLPAPVGLWWLTLPLMALAIWLYLRDGRLPRARRAAA is encoded by the coding sequence ATGCCGAAGCTCGATCGATACCTGCTGCGCGATTTCGTCCAGAGCTTCCTGGCGACCCTGATCGTGCTGCTCACGGTGAGCCTGGGCGGGGTCCTGGTCGACGTGCTGGGCGAGATCGCCGACGGCGGCCTGCCGGCGCGCCTGCTGCTGTCCCAGCTGGGCCTGCAGCTGCTGGTCTACCTGCCGCTGGTGCTGCCCCTGGCGCTGATGCTGGGCCTGATGCTGGCCGTGGCCCGCCTGTACCGGGACTCGGAGATGGCCGTGCTCAACGCCGTGGGCGTGGGTCCGAAGCGCCTGCTGCGGCCGCTGCTGATGGCCGTGGTCCCGGTGGTGGTCGCGGTGGGCATGTGCTCGCTGTGGCTGGGACCCTGGGCCCAGCGCACCGCGGCGAACATGATCGAGCAGGCCAACCGCAGCCTGATCGTGGCCGGGCTGGAGCCGGGCCGCTTCACCTCGCTGCCCAATGGCGGCGGCATCGTCTACATCGACGGCATGAGCGAGGACGGCCGCACCCTGCAGGGCGTGTTCCTGCAGCGCGAGCGGGACGGCCGGGTAGACGTGGTCACCGCCCGCACCGGAAGCCTGGAGTTCGGCGGCGATCGCGACCGTTTCCTGCGACTTGCCGACGGAAGGCGCCTGGAAGGGCCGCTGGAGCAGGGCCTGGACTTCCGCCTGATGCGCTACGCGGTCAACGAGGTCGCCCTGCCGGACCGGGCCGAGGAGCGCGCCGACGACGACCCGGCCATCGCCCCGACCCTGTCCCTGTTCAATGACGGCCGCCCGGCGGCGATCGCCGAGCTGCATGGCCGCCTGACCCCGCCGCTGATGGCCCTGGCCTTCGCCCTGCTGACCGTGCCGCTGGCGCGCAGTTCGCCGCGCCAGCAGCGCTACGGCCGGCTGATGCTCGGCTTCCTCGCCTACCTGGTGGGGCTCAACCTGATGTTCATCGGCGTGCGGATGCTGGCCGACGGCAAGCTCCCGGCGCCGGTCGGCCTGTGGTGGCTGACCCTGCCGCTGATGGCCCTGGCGATCTGGCTGTACCTGCGCGATGGCCGGCTGCCGCGTGCGCGGAGGGCCGCCGCATGA
- a CDS encoding valine--tRNA ligase — translation MSTLPSGYEPKTFESRLYAEWETSGCFTPRGEGKPYSILLPPPNVTGTLHMGHAFQHTLMDALVRFHRMDGHDVLWQMGTDHAGIATEMVVSRNLALEGKGETRDSLGREGFIAKVWEWKATSGDTIERQMRRLGASGDWSRSTFTMDPQPSEAVVEAFVRWHEEGLIYRGQRLVNWDPVLKTAISDLEVENVEEDGFLWSIRYPLADGASYEHVEVDADGNEVLREVRDYLVVATTRPETMLGDTAVMIHPEDARYPGLIGREVVLPLTGRRIPVIGDDYVDRAFGTGVVKVTPAHDFNDYQVGQRHKLPLINIFTPEAKIVGSPTDPIAQIVASADKSLGTGHRWVEAIPAAYRGLDRYEARKAIIADLEAEGLLVETRPHKLQVPRGDRTGQVIEPYLTDQWFVKMDALAKRGLGLVESGEVKFVPPNWINTYRHWMENIQDWCISRQLWWGHRIPAWFDAEGKCYVGRSEAEVREKNGLGADVVLSQDSDVLETWFSSQLWPFSTMGWPNQQAMAERGFDRYLPSSVLVTGFDIIFFWVARMIMATDHFTGKVPFRDVYITGLIRDAQGQKMSKSKGNVLDPLDIIDGISLEDLVAKRTRGLMQPKLAEKIEKATRKEFPEGIAAHGADALRFTIAALAGHGRDIKFDLGRAEGYKNFCNKLWNATRFVLMNTDGASFGGAPQPVTDAEKWILARLAAVTAEARAQFAAYRFDLLAQALYEFAWNEFCDWFVELAKPALGGDDAAAAASTRHTLLHVLESLLRLLHPLVPFVTEELWRQVAPRLGINEATISLRPYPAEADFAGQDYAAAEADIEWFKAMVSGLRRVRSELGVSPGKPVRLLLADGVDADRSRVARFESQLRFLLRLESVQWLDGATAPASAAAVVGELKLLVPLEGLVDLDAERARLDKEISRIASEKEKSEAKLAKFSDKVPAAVVEQERHRLADWTTKLAALTEQRARF, via the coding sequence ATGTCCACTCTTCCCTCCGGCTACGAACCCAAGACCTTCGAATCGCGGCTTTATGCCGAGTGGGAGACCAGCGGCTGCTTCACCCCGCGCGGCGAGGGCAAGCCCTATTCGATCCTGCTGCCGCCGCCGAACGTCACCGGCACCCTGCACATGGGCCACGCCTTCCAGCACACGCTGATGGATGCGCTGGTGCGCTTCCACCGCATGGACGGCCATGACGTGCTGTGGCAGATGGGTACCGACCACGCCGGCATCGCCACCGAGATGGTGGTCAGCCGCAACCTGGCGCTGGAAGGCAAGGGCGAGACCCGCGACTCGCTGGGCCGCGAGGGCTTCATCGCCAAGGTCTGGGAGTGGAAGGCCACCTCGGGCGACACCATCGAGCGGCAGATGCGCCGCCTGGGCGCCTCCGGCGACTGGTCGCGCAGCACCTTCACCATGGATCCGCAACCTTCGGAGGCGGTGGTCGAGGCCTTCGTGCGCTGGCACGAGGAAGGCCTGATCTACCGCGGCCAGCGCCTGGTCAACTGGGACCCGGTGCTGAAGACGGCGATCTCCGACCTGGAGGTGGAGAACGTCGAGGAGGACGGCTTCCTCTGGTCGATCCGCTACCCGCTGGCCGATGGCGCCAGCTACGAGCATGTCGAAGTCGATGCCGACGGCAACGAGGTCCTGCGCGAGGTCCGCGACTACCTGGTCGTGGCCACCACCCGCCCGGAGACCATGCTCGGCGACACCGCGGTGATGATCCATCCGGAGGACGCGCGCTATCCCGGCCTGATCGGCAGGGAGGTGGTGCTGCCGCTGACTGGCCGCCGCATCCCGGTGATCGGCGACGACTACGTCGACCGCGCCTTCGGCACCGGCGTGGTCAAGGTCACCCCGGCGCACGACTTCAACGACTACCAGGTCGGCCAGCGCCACAAGCTGCCGCTGATCAACATCTTCACCCCGGAAGCCAAGATCGTTGGTTCTCCGACGGATCCGATTGCCCAGATCGTAGCGAGTGCCGACAAGTCGCTGGGTACCGGTCACCGCTGGGTTGAAGCCATCCCTGCTGCCTACCGCGGCCTGGATCGCTATGAGGCCCGGAAGGCAATCATTGCGGACCTGGAAGCCGAAGGCCTGCTGGTCGAGACCAGGCCGCACAAGCTGCAGGTGCCACGCGGCGACCGCACCGGCCAGGTGATCGAGCCCTACCTCACCGACCAGTGGTTCGTGAAGATGGACGCACTGGCCAAGCGCGGCCTGGGGCTGGTCGAGTCGGGCGAGGTGAAGTTCGTCCCGCCGAACTGGATCAATACCTACCGCCACTGGATGGAGAACATCCAGGACTGGTGCATCAGCCGCCAGCTGTGGTGGGGCCACCGCATCCCGGCGTGGTTCGACGCCGAGGGCAAGTGCTACGTCGGTCGTAGTGAAGCCGAGGTCCGCGAGAAGAACGGCCTGGGCGCGGACGTCGTCCTGAGCCAGGACAGCGACGTGCTGGAGACCTGGTTCTCCTCGCAGCTATGGCCGTTCTCGACCATGGGCTGGCCCAACCAACAGGCGATGGCCGAGCGCGGCTTCGACCGCTACCTGCCGTCGTCGGTGCTGGTCACCGGCTTCGACATCATCTTCTTCTGGGTGGCGCGCATGATCATGGCCACCGACCACTTCACCGGGAAGGTGCCGTTCCGCGACGTCTACATCACCGGCCTGATCCGCGACGCCCAGGGCCAGAAGATGTCCAAGTCCAAGGGCAACGTCCTGGACCCGCTGGACATCATCGACGGCATCTCGCTGGAGGACCTGGTCGCCAAGCGCACCCGCGGGCTGATGCAGCCCAAGCTGGCGGAAAAGATCGAGAAGGCCACGCGCAAGGAATTCCCCGAGGGTATCGCCGCCCACGGTGCCGACGCGCTGCGCTTCACCATCGCCGCGCTGGCCGGCCACGGCCGCGACATCAAGTTCGACCTCGGCCGCGCCGAAGGCTACAAGAACTTCTGCAACAAGCTGTGGAACGCCACCCGTTTCGTGCTCATGAACACCGACGGCGCCAGCTTCGGCGGCGCGCCGCAGCCGGTGACCGATGCCGAGAAGTGGATCCTGGCGCGCCTGGCCGCGGTCACCGCCGAGGCCCGCGCGCAGTTCGCCGCCTACCGCTTCGACCTGCTTGCGCAGGCGCTTTACGAGTTCGCCTGGAACGAGTTCTGCGACTGGTTCGTGGAGCTGGCCAAGCCGGCGCTCGGCGGCGATGACGCCGCCGCCGCGGCCAGCACCCGCCACACCCTGCTGCATGTGCTGGAGTCGCTGCTGCGCCTGCTGCACCCGCTGGTGCCGTTCGTGACCGAGGAGCTGTGGCGCCAGGTCGCACCGCGCCTGGGCATCAACGAAGCCACCATCTCGCTGCGCCCTTATCCGGCCGAGGCCGACTTCGCCGGCCAGGACTACGCCGCCGCGGAGGCCGACATCGAGTGGTTCAAGGCCATGGTCTCCGGCCTGCGCCGCGTGCGCAGCGAGCTGGGCGTGTCGCCTGGCAAGCCGGTGCGCCTGCTGCTGGCCGACGGCGTCGATGCCGACCGCTCGCGCGTGGCCCGCTTCGAGTCGCAGCTGCGCTTCCTGCTGCGGCTGGAGTCGGTCCAGTGGCTGGATGGCGCCACCGCCCCGGCCTCGGCCGCGGCCGTGGTCGGCGAGCTGAAGCTGCTGGTCCCGCTGGAAGGCCTGGTCGACCTCGACGCCGAGCGCGCGCGCCTGGACAAGGAAATCTCCCGCATCGCCAGCGAGAAGGAAAAGAGCGAGGCCAAGCTGGCCAAGTTCAGCGACAAGGTGCCGGCGGCGGTGGTCGAACAGGAGCGCCACCGCCTGGCCGACTGGACCACCAAGCTCGCCGCCCTGACCGAGCAGCGCGCGCGGTTCTGA
- a CDS encoding DNA polymerase III subunit chi, which translates to MPRADFYLIAKPRFAEQPLLLVCELAKRAHAANQFTLVLARDAAQAEEIDDLLWSFEPDAFIPHQIAGDEEDELTPVLVVPPEIEAPPRPLVINLRDAAWTEPCERVLEVVPADPAARAPLRERWRQYQALGYDLNKHDM; encoded by the coding sequence ATGCCCCGCGCCGACTTCTACCTGATCGCCAAGCCCCGGTTCGCGGAGCAGCCGCTGCTGCTGGTCTGCGAGCTGGCCAAGCGCGCCCATGCCGCCAACCAGTTCACCCTGGTGCTGGCGCGCGACGCGGCCCAGGCCGAGGAGATCGACGACCTGCTGTGGTCGTTCGAGCCCGACGCCTTCATCCCGCACCAGATCGCCGGCGACGAGGAGGACGAACTGACCCCGGTCCTGGTCGTCCCGCCGGAGATCGAGGCACCGCCGCGTCCGCTGGTGATCAACCTGCGCGACGCGGCCTGGACCGAGCCCTGCGAGCGGGTACTGGAAGTGGTGCCCGCCGACCCCGCCGCCCGCGCCCCGCTGCGCGAGCGCTGGAGGCAGTACCAGGCGCTGGGCTACGACCTCAACAAACATGACATGTGA
- the rimI gene encoding ribosomal protein S18-alanine N-acetyltransferase yields the protein MREGDLDAVMAIEKRAYPFPWSRGIFRDCLLAGYPSLLALADDMPAGYGVMSIAADEAHVLNLCTAPERQSRGLGRHLLRALLKTARDRGAHRVFLEVRPSNPPAIALYLSEGFNEIGRRPRYYPAHNGREDALVMAMELVSGEIDRMPPL from the coding sequence ATGCGCGAGGGCGATCTTGATGCGGTGATGGCGATCGAGAAGCGGGCCTATCCGTTCCCGTGGAGCCGCGGCATCTTCCGCGACTGCCTGCTGGCCGGCTATCCCTCGCTGCTGGCCCTGGCCGACGACATGCCCGCCGGCTACGGGGTGATGAGCATCGCCGCCGACGAGGCCCACGTGCTCAACCTGTGCACCGCCCCGGAGCGGCAGTCGCGCGGCCTCGGCCGCCACCTGCTGCGGGCGCTGCTGAAGACCGCGCGCGACCGCGGCGCCCACCGGGTATTCCTCGAGGTGCGTCCTTCGAATCCGCCGGCCATCGCGCTGTACCTCAGCGAGGGTTTCAACGAGATCGGCCGCCGCCCGCGCTACTACCCGGCCCACAACGGCCGCGAGGACGCGCTGGTGATGGCGATGGAGCTGGTCTCCGGCGAGATCGACCGGATGCCGCCGCTTTAG
- the pssA gene encoding CDP-diacylglycerol--serine O-phosphatidyltransferase, which translates to MDLDRPPPRSRGIYLLPNLFTTCGLFAGFYAIIAAANSQFTAAAIAVFVAAIADGIDGRVARLTGTSSAFGVQYDSLADLVSFGLAPALVMYHWSLSSLKFDGSVAGRVGWAIAFLYAACAALRLARFNTQVGVVDKRFFIGLASPAAAGLMMSFVWAFADGELGWSGEELRYVALGVTLCAALLMVSQIRYWSFKGSGEGGARADKVPFAVLLVVPVVIAVLVIDLPRALLAVGVLYALSGPVMWAWLRFRPSREAA; encoded by the coding sequence ATGGATCTCGACCGCCCGCCACCGCGTTCCCGCGGCATCTACCTGCTGCCCAACCTGTTCACCACCTGCGGCCTGTTCGCGGGCTTCTACGCGATCATCGCGGCGGCCAACAGCCAGTTCACCGCGGCGGCCATCGCCGTGTTCGTGGCCGCGATCGCCGACGGCATCGACGGCCGGGTGGCGCGCCTGACCGGCACCAGCAGCGCCTTCGGCGTGCAGTACGACTCGCTGGCCGACCTGGTCAGCTTCGGCCTGGCCCCGGCCTTGGTGATGTACCACTGGTCGCTGTCCTCGCTGAAGTTCGACGGCAGCGTCGCCGGCCGGGTGGGCTGGGCGATCGCCTTCCTCTATGCCGCGTGCGCTGCGCTGCGCCTGGCACGCTTCAACACCCAGGTCGGCGTGGTCGACAAGCGGTTCTTCATCGGCCTGGCCAGCCCGGCCGCGGCCGGGCTGATGATGTCCTTCGTCTGGGCCTTCGCCGACGGCGAGCTGGGCTGGAGCGGCGAGGAGCTGCGCTATGTCGCCCTCGGCGTGACCCTGTGCGCGGCCCTGCTGATGGTCAGCCAGATCCGCTACTGGAGCTTCAAGGGCAGTGGCGAGGGCGGTGCGCGCGCCGACAAGGTGCCGTTCGCCGTGCTGCTGGTGGTGCCGGTGGTGATCGCGGTGCTGGTCATCGACCTGCCGCGCGCGCTGCTGGCGGTGGGCGTCCTCTATGCGCTGTCCGGTCCGGTCATGTGGGCCTGGCTTCGCTTCCGGCCGTCGCGGGAGGCGGCCTGA
- a CDS encoding leucyl aminopeptidase — translation MALQFTLNREAAAAAALDCVVIGAFADKTLTPAGQAIDEASGGRLRALLERGDLSGRTGSSLVLHDLPGVTAPRVLVLGLGEKAKFGVPQYIKAAADAVRALKTGPVARALFTVSEVEVAGRDQAWNVRQAVVAADHAAYRYTATLGKRKDEPGLRELAISGEDATALAQGQAIAEGVAFTRELGNLPPNICNPAYLAAQAQAFAAAHEGAEAEILDEQQMEALGMGSLLAVARGSANRPKLVVLKWNGAADKTARPYVLVGKGITFDTGGVNLKTQGGIEEMKYDMLGAGSVLGTFVAAVKMKLPLNLVVIAPAVENAIDGNSYRPSDVITSMSGKTIEVGNTDAEGRLILCDALTYAQRFEPEALVDVATLTGACMVALGKFATGLMSKHDDLANELLVAGEHVFDRAWRLPLWDEYQTLLDSTFADVYNIGGRWGGAITAGCFLSRFAEGQRWAHLDIAGSASDEGKRGMATGRPVGLLSQWLLDRVAEGTAA, via the coding sequence ATGGCCCTGCAATTCACCCTGAACCGCGAGGCCGCCGCGGCGGCCGCCCTCGACTGCGTCGTCATTGGCGCCTTCGCCGACAAGACGCTCACGCCCGCGGGCCAGGCGATCGACGAGGCCAGCGGCGGCCGCCTGCGCGCCCTGCTGGAGCGTGGCGACCTCAGCGGCCGCACCGGCAGCAGCCTGGTCCTGCACGACCTGCCGGGCGTCACCGCCCCGCGCGTCCTGGTGCTGGGCCTGGGCGAGAAGGCGAAGTTCGGCGTGCCCCAGTACATCAAGGCCGCCGCCGACGCGGTGCGCGCGCTGAAGACCGGCCCGGTCGCCCGCGCCCTGTTCACCGTGTCCGAGGTCGAGGTCGCCGGCCGCGACCAGGCCTGGAACGTGCGCCAGGCGGTGGTCGCCGCCGACCACGCCGCCTACCGCTACACCGCCACCCTGGGCAAGAGGAAGGACGAGCCCGGGCTGCGCGAGCTGGCCATCAGCGGCGAGGACGCCACCGCCCTGGCCCAGGGCCAGGCTATCGCCGAGGGCGTGGCCTTCACCCGCGAGCTGGGCAACCTGCCGCCGAACATCTGCAACCCGGCCTACCTCGCCGCGCAGGCCCAGGCCTTCGCCGCCGCCCACGAAGGCGCCGAGGCCGAGATCCTCGACGAGCAGCAGATGGAGGCCCTGGGCATGGGCTCGCTGCTGGCCGTGGCCCGCGGCTCGGCCAACCGGCCGAAGCTGGTGGTGCTTAAGTGGAACGGCGCGGCCGACAAGACCGCCAGGCCCTACGTGCTGGTCGGCAAGGGCATCACCTTCGACACCGGCGGCGTCAACCTGAAGACCCAGGGCGGCATCGAGGAGATGAAGTACGACATGCTCGGCGCCGGCAGCGTGCTGGGCACCTTCGTCGCCGCGGTGAAGATGAAGCTGCCGCTGAACCTGGTGGTCATCGCCCCGGCGGTGGAGAACGCGATCGACGGCAACAGCTATCGCCCGTCCGACGTCATCACATCCATGTCCGGCAAGACCATCGAGGTCGGCAACACCGACGCCGAGGGCCGCCTGATCCTGTGCGACGCCCTGACCTACGCCCAGCGCTTCGAGCCGGAGGCGCTGGTCGACGTGGCCACCCTCACCGGCGCCTGCATGGTCGCCCTGGGCAAGTTCGCCACCGGCCTGATGAGCAAGCACGACGACCTGGCCAACGAGCTGCTGGTCGCCGGCGAGCACGTGTTCGACCGCGCCTGGCGCCTGCCGCTGTGGGACGAATACCAGACCCTGCTGGATTCTACCTTCGCCGACGTCTACAACATCGGCGGCCGCTGGGGCGGCGCGATCACCGCCGGCTGCTTCCTGTCGCGCTTCGCCGAAGGCCAGCGCTGGGCGCACCTGGACATCGCCGGCTCGGCCAGCGACGAGGGCAAGCGGGGCATGGCCACCGGCCGCCCGGTCGGCCTGCTGAGCCAGTGGCTGCTGGACCGCGTCGCCGAAGGGACCGCCGCTTAA
- the lptG gene encoding LPS export ABC transporter permease LptG — translation MAVPARWPAAACAEGRRMRLPIRLHDLYIGRVVLASVLLTWAVLVGLDVVLALSGQLGDLGKGSYDFPTALAVVAYSVPRRAYTIFPYAAVIGSLLGLGQLAGTSELTALRALGLSRRRLSISVAAALVLLTGLMVVTGETLAPWGQRQADQLKLAAKNNNVAMARYSGLWAREGDTFLNAIDGQERVEGGQRVLELRDVRLYEVGEEGEVRSLTRAGLVVHDANGWQLRDVRRVAFTGAGAVEETAEEQKWDSELDANALAAGVTRPRNLSASDLQASIEYRRRNGLDARDYEDTYWSRWFYPLNVLALCLAAVPFAFGSLRSGGMGKRLFLGIVFALGFMLLQMQFGRLAGAFRFDYRIAYALPPVLMLATSWFLFRRKSG, via the coding sequence CTGGCTGTACCTGCGCGATGGCCGGCTGCCGCGTGCGCGGAGGGCCGCCGCATGAGGCTGCCCATCCGCCTGCATGACCTCTATATCGGCCGGGTGGTGCTGGCCTCGGTGCTGCTGACCTGGGCGGTGCTGGTCGGCCTGGACGTGGTCCTGGCCCTGTCCGGCCAGCTCGGCGACCTGGGCAAGGGCAGCTACGACTTCCCGACCGCGCTGGCGGTGGTCGCCTATTCGGTGCCGCGGCGTGCGTACACGATCTTCCCCTACGCGGCGGTGATCGGCTCGCTGCTGGGCCTGGGCCAGCTGGCCGGCACCTCGGAGCTGACCGCGCTGCGCGCGCTGGGCCTGTCGCGGCGGCGCCTGTCCATCTCGGTGGCCGCGGCGCTGGTGCTGCTGACCGGACTGATGGTCGTGACCGGCGAGACCCTGGCTCCGTGGGGCCAGCGCCAGGCCGACCAGCTCAAGCTGGCGGCCAAGAACAACAACGTGGCCATGGCCCGCTACTCCGGCCTGTGGGCGCGCGAGGGCGACACCTTCCTCAATGCCATCGACGGCCAGGAGCGGGTCGAGGGCGGCCAGCGCGTGCTGGAGCTGCGCGACGTGCGCCTTTACGAGGTCGGCGAGGAGGGCGAGGTGCGCTCGCTGACCCGCGCCGGCCTGGTCGTGCACGACGCCAACGGCTGGCAGCTGCGCGACGTGCGCAGGGTGGCGTTCACCGGCGCCGGCGCGGTCGAGGAGACCGCCGAAGAGCAGAAGTGGGATTCGGAGCTGGATGCCAACGCCCTGGCCGCCGGCGTGACCCGTCCGCGCAACCTGTCCGCCTCCGACCTGCAGGCCAGCATCGAGTACCGCCGCCGCAACGGCCTGGACGCGCGCGACTACGAGGACACCTACTGGAGCCGCTGGTTCTACCCACTCAACGTGCTGGCCCTGTGCCTGGCGGCGGTGCCGTTCGCCTTCGGCAGCCTGCGCAGCGGCGGCATGGGCAAGCGCCTGTTCCTGGGCATCGTTTTCGCGCTGGGCTTCATGCTGTTGCAGATGCAGTTCGGGCGGCTGGCCGGTGCCTTCCGCTTCGACTACCGCATCGCCTACGCGCTGCCGCCGGTGCTGATGCTGGCGACCTCGTGGTTCCTGTTCCGGCGCAAGTCCGGCTGA
- a CDS encoding DUF4124 domain-containing protein has product MRPTTRACLLLLVAATFASGTALASTIYKWKDANGVTHSSDQPPPGQRYETRKINGGGYAVETPDAEEAPESAACASARKSLGAFDSSRPVQVDTDGDGKADRTLSDEERQSHRSVAEAAVKANCPGG; this is encoded by the coding sequence ATGCGCCCGACGACCCGCGCCTGCCTGCTGCTGCTCGTGGCCGCCACTTTCGCCAGTGGCACCGCCCTGGCCTCCACCATCTACAAGTGGAAGGACGCCAATGGCGTCACCCACTCCTCCGACCAGCCGCCCCCGGGCCAGCGCTACGAGACCCGCAAGATCAACGGCGGCGGCTACGCAGTGGAGACCCCGGACGCCGAGGAAGCCCCGGAAAGCGCAGCCTGTGCCAGCGCCCGCAAGAGCCTGGGTGCCTTCGACAGCTCCCGCCCCGTGCAGGTGGACACCGACGGCGACGGCAAGGCCGACCGCACCCTGAGCGACGAGGAGCGCCAGTCGCATCGCAGCGTCGCCGAGGCCGCGGTCAAGGCCAACTGCCCGGGCGGCTGA